Proteins co-encoded in one Salvia splendens isolate huo1 chromosome 4, SspV2, whole genome shotgun sequence genomic window:
- the LOC121799572 gene encoding 3-dehydrosphinganine reductase TSC10A-like, with protein MAEVYFSFFTLLLLIPLSILLILYLIVRPKAVRVPIKNRHVFITGGSSGIGLALAHLCALSGADVSLLARNPSRLEDAQKSIKLATGRDVRVFSADVRDYDAVKRAVEEAGPIDVLVCNHGVFVPQELEEQDLEEIKFMIDVNLTGTFHLIKAALPGMKKNRAEKGPGSIAIMSSQAGQVGIYGYTAYSASKFGLKGLAEALQHEVIADNIHLSLIFPPDTETPGFAEENKRRPQLTSIIAASSGAMKADEVALKSLKGIQSGTFMVPCNLEGFLLAVATAGLSPQRSCLSAFVEVMTAGIMRLAGLVFQWNWFNSIEKWHAKK; from the exons ATGGCGGAAGTCTACTTCTCCTTCTTCACTCTCCTCCTACTCATCCCACTCTCTATCCTCCTCATCCTCTACCTAATCGTCCGCCCCAAGGCCGTCCGCGTCCCGATTAAGAACCGCCACGTCTTCATCACCGGCGGCTCCAGCGGCATCGGCCTTGCCCTAGCGCACCTCTGCGCCCTGAGCGGCGCCGACGTCTCCCTCCTCGCGCGCAACCCCTCCCGCCTCGAAGACGCGCAGAAGTCCATCAAGCTCGCCACCGGCCGCGACGTCAGGGTCTTCAGCGCCGACGTCAGGGACTACGACGCCGTCAAGCGCGCGGTGGAGGAGGCCGGCCCGATCGACGTGCTCGTGTGCAATCACGGGGTTTTCGTGCCGCAGGAATTGGAGGAGCAGGATCTGGAGGAGATTAAGTTCATGATCGATGTGAATCTCACGGGGACTTTTCATTTGATCAAGGCCGCTTTGCCCGGGATGAAGAAGAATCGGGCCGAGAAAGGCCCCGGTTCCATTGCGATTATGTCGTCGCAGGCAGGCCAG GTTGGAATTTACGGATACACAGCTTATTCAGCGAGTAAGTTTGGCCTCAAGGGTTTGGCTGAAGCGCTGCAACACGAGGTTATAGCAGACAACATTCATCTCAGCCTAATTTTTCCACCGGACACTGAAACTCCTGGTTTTGCAGAAG AGAACAAGAGACGTCCCCAGCTGACTAGTATAATAGCAGCTTCCTCTGGCGCAATGAAAGCTGACGAAGTCGCTCTAAAATCTCTGAAAGGAATCCAGTCGGGCACATTCATGGTCCCATGCAACTTGGAAGGATTCTTACTGGCTGTTGCGACAGCTGGTTTATCCCCTCAGAGGTCGTGTCTGAGTGCCTTCGTGGAGGTAATGACCGCTGGTATTATGCGTCTGGCCGGCTTAGTTTTTCAATGGAATTGGTTCAACAGCATTGAGAAATGGCATGCAAAAAAGTAG
- the LOC121799571 gene encoding DEAD-box ATP-dependent RNA helicase 58, chloroplastic-like: MASSFATHTHPLSWTSPMKLLSHSFAPPYRKSSLLSYRRNRMSNCLSLSASVNSSVETSNTCSTLLELCEGHVPDLVLRRAEEVGYIVPTPVQNEALPVLFSGRDCVIHAQTGSGKTLAYLLLIFSVVNPQRSSVQAVIVVPTRELGMQVTKVARTLAAKSLQLENEQKSFTVMALLDGGTLRRHKSWLKVEPPDIVIATLRSLCQMLDKHILKLDALRVLVIDEVDFMFNSSKEVSSLKKLLTIHSSINSRQTVFASASIPQHRRFVYDCIQQKWTKANVVHVHVNLIEPMPSCLYHRYVICGNREKYSTLLQLLQSDAPQSAIIFVGEQSEKSKKAGKAPPTTLQIEFLKTSYGGCLELVLLEEDINFNQRATSITDLKQSGDYLLVATDIAGRGVDLPETTHIYNFVIPKDAINYLHRAGRTGRKPFSESKCYVTSIISAEERFVLQRFENELKFQCEELLFSE; this comes from the exons ATGGCGTCTTCCTTTGCAACTCATACGCACCCCTTATCATGGACATCCCCAATGAAGCTGCTCTCTCATTCGTTTGCCCCTCCTTATCGCAAGAGCTCATTGCTATCTTACCGCAGAAATCGTATGTCAAACTGTCTTTCGCTATCCGCTTCTGTCAATTCCTCTGTGGAAACCAGCAATACCTGCTCAACGCTGCTTGAACTGTGTGAAGGTCACGTGCCCGATCTCGTGCTCCGGAG GGCGGAGGAGGTTGGATACATAGTGCCGACGCCAGTGCAGAATGAGGCGCTTCCGGTGTTATTTTCCGGCCGTGATTGTGTGATTCATGCTCAG ACAGGTTCAGGAAAGACTCTAGCATACCTACTTTTGATATTCTCAGTTGTCAATCCACAAAGGTCATCCGTACAGGCAGTGATTGTTGTACCCACACGAGAACTCGGTATGCAG GTCACAAAAGTTGCCCGTACTTTGGCTGCAAAATCTCTGCAACTTGAGAATGAACAGAAGTCATTTACAGTCATGGCTCTTTTAGACGGTGGAACATTGAGAAGACATAAGAGTTGGTTAAAG GTGGAACCCCCTGATATAGTAATTGCTACTTTGAGGAGTTTATGCCAGATGCTTGACAAGCATATTCTTAAGTTGGATGCCTTGCGAGTGTTGGTAATTGATGAG GTTGATTTTATGTTTAATTCTTCTAAGGAGGTAAGCTCTTTGAAGAAGCTTTTGACAATCCACTCGTCAATCAATAGCCGCCAAACTGTATTTGCTAGTGCATCTATTCCTCAGCATAGACGATTTGTGTATGACTGTATTCAGCAGAAGTGGACCAAG GCGAATGTTGTGCATGTCCATGTAAATCTAATTGAGCCAATGCCTTCGTGCCTATATCACAGATATGTG ATATGTGGTAACAGAGAGAAGTACTCTACACTCCTACAATTGTTACAGTCTGACGCTCCTCAATCAGCCATCATTTTTGTTGGAGAGCAA TCTGAGAAGTCAAAGAAAGCCGGAAAAGCTCCACCTACAACTCTTCAGATTGAGTTTCTAAAAACATCATATGGAGGATGCCTAGAGTTAGTTCTGTTAGAGGAAGACATCAATTTCAACCAGCGAGCTACATCCATAACT GACCTCAAGCAATCAGGAGATTATCTTCTTGTTGCAACAGATATAGCTGGTAGAGGAGTTGATCTGCCTGAAACAACCCATATATACAACTTTGTTATCCCAAAAGATGCAATTAATTATCTTCATCGGGCAGGAAGGACAGGTAGGAAGCCTTTTTCAGAGAGTAAATGTTACGTCACCAGCATTATATCAGCAGAAGAACGCTTTGTCTTGCAGAGATTTGAGaatgaattaaaatttcaatgtGAAGAATTGTTATTTTCGGAATAG